The Thalassophryne amazonica chromosome 6, fThaAma1.1, whole genome shotgun sequence genome includes a region encoding these proteins:
- the fitm2 gene encoding fat storage-inducing transmembrane protein 2, which translates to MKVLERQILPNIRDTVAPHMDTLQFTYQPNFSVDDALIYMLHRAYSYLDTPDASVRLMFFEFTSAFNTIRSVLLGEKMRRMEVEDSLVQWCLDYLSHRPQSCVSDTILSSTGAPQGTVLAPFLYTIYTADFQHNSGNCFLQKFADDTAVVGLIRGDEEPRLIGCIPVTSRSRLPPPAGVNMAAVDVIVEKLAAFWRRRIVRQNFPWMFLLISAVGSVLKELQLVPQTYFSSSRNVLNVYFVKVSWGWTLLLLTPFLLLSSSSFSRNVSFLTRRLLSLVVATAIWYVCTETFFYVEDATGSCFESDPGGDVKKEFTSKASCRRAGYQWHSYDISGHSFILVYSSLFIMEEMAPMTSMKAARMSALPKMILNLLYVALNLIVTIWVWMFVCTSVYFHDLSHKLLGTLCGLAGWFVTYRFWYLKSLSPGLPPQRQSKEQKQHA; encoded by the exons ATGAAGGTGCTCGAGAGACAGATCCTCCCAAACATCAGGGACACTGTGGCGCCTCATATGGACACTTTACAGTTCACATACCAACCGAACTTTAGTGTAGATGATGCCCTCATCTACATGCTGCACAGGGCATATTCATATCTGGATACCCCTGATGCCTCTGTGAGGTTAATGTTTTTTGAGTTTACAAGTGCATTTAATACTATCCGCTCTGTGCTActgggggagaagatgaggaggaTGGAGGTGGAGGATTCCCTGGTCCAGTGGTGTTTGGACTATCTTTCTCACAGACCGCAGAGCTGTGTCTCAGATACCATCCTAAGTAGCACTGGGGCACCACAGGGAACAGTGTTGGCACCATTCCTCTACACCATCTACACTGCAGATTTCCAGCACAACAGCGGCAACTGCTTTTTGcaaaagtttgcagatgatacggcAGTTGTTGGTCTGATCCGAGGGGACGAGGA GCCTCGCCTCATTGGCTGCATCCCAGTGACGTCACGGTCACGCCTACCTCCTCCTGCTGGCGTCAACATGGCAGCGGTGGATGTCATTGTGGAAAAGTTAGCGGCTTTTTGGAGGAGACGGATCGTTCGACAAAACTTTCCTTGGATGTTTTTGCTGATTTCAGCGGTGGGGTCAGTTCTGAAGGAGCTGCAGCTCGTCCCGCAGACATATTTCAGCAGCAGTAGGAACGTCCTTAATGT ATATTTTGTCAAAGTGTCCTGGGGGTGGACCTTGCTGCTGCTGACACCCTTCCTCCTGCTGTCCAGCTCCTCCTTTAGCAGGAATGTCTCCTTCCTCACCCGCCGATTGCTGTCACTGGTGGTGGCAACAGCCATCTGGTACGTCTGCACTGAAACCTTCTTCTATGTAGAGGATGCGACGGGATCGTGCTTTGAGTCCGACCCTGGGGGTGATGTCAAGAAGGAGTTCACATCCAAAGCCAGCTGCAGGAGGGCCGGCTACCAGTGGCACAGCTATGACATCTCAGGACACTCTTTCATCCTGGTCTATTCGTCTCTTTTCATCATGGAGGAAATGGCCCCAATGACCTCCATGAAGGCAGCCAGGATGTCTGCACTGCCAAAGATGATTCTCAACCTGCTGTATGTGGCCCTGAACCTGATAGTGACCATCTGGGTGTGGATGTTTGTCTGCACTTCTGTGTACTTCCATGATCTGTCTCATAAATTGCTGGGGACCCTATGTGGCCTAGCAGGGTGGTTTGTAACGTACCGATTTTGGTATCTGAAATCTCTGTCACCAGGACTGCCCCCTCAGCGCCAGTCAAAGGAACAGAAACAACATGCCTAA